The following proteins are encoded in a genomic region of Triticum dicoccoides isolate Atlit2015 ecotype Zavitan chromosome 1B, WEW_v2.0, whole genome shotgun sequence:
- the LOC119348325 gene encoding cytochrome P450 89A2-like → METSLLIAGALLLLSLLVLLRNAAARRRLPPGPPALPLFGNLLWLRNSASDVEPLLLGLFKKYGPIVTLRIGSRLSVFVADRHLAHKALVGAGVALADRPRAATSSLLGVTDNIITRANYGPVWRLLRRNLVSETLHPSRVRLFAPARAWVRRVLMEKLREEDTPDVMEAFQYTMFCLLVLMCFGERLDEPAVRAIEEAERAWLLYISRKLTVFFFLPAVTKHLFRDRLRVAHALRMRQRELFVPLIHARRDYKRLVSEGQSPAKETTFEHSYVDTLLDVTLPEEGDRALTDDEIVALCSEFLNAGTDTTSTGLQWIMAELVKNPAVQDRLYDEIKAICGEDGAEEVSEEKIDAATMPYLKAVILEGLRKHPPGHFVLPHKAAQDMDVGGYLIPKGTTVNFMVAEMGRDEGTWEKAMEFAPERFLEAGDKLAAVDLYGSKGIKMMPFGVGRRICAGLSIAMLHLEYFVANMVKEFEWQEVAGHEVDFAEKREFTTVMANPLRPRLVPRN, encoded by the coding sequence ATGGAGACGTCGCTCCTCATCGccggcgccctcctcctcctctctctcctcgtcCTGCTCCGCaacgccgccgcccgacgccgcctccCGCCGGGCCCGCCGGCGTTGCCGCTGTTCGGCAACCTGCTCTGGCTGCGCAACTCCGCGTCCGACGTGGAGCCCCTCCTTCTGGGCCTCTTCAAGAAGTACGGCCCCATCGTGACGCTCCGGATCGGCTCGCGGCTGTCCGTCTTCGTGGCCGACCGGCACCTCGCGCACAAGGCCCTCGTCGGCGCCGGCGTGGCGCTGGCCGACCGGCCGCGCGCCGCCACCAGCTCGCTCCTCGGCGTCACCGACAACATCATCACCCGCGCCAACTACGGGCCCGTGTGGCGGCTCCTGCGCCGCAACCTCGTCTCCGAGACGCTCCACCCCAGCCGCGTCAGGCTGTTCGCGCCGGCGCGCGCCTGGGTGCGCCGCGTGCTCATGGAGAAGCTGCGGGAGGAGGACACGCCCGACGTCATGGAGGCGTTCCAGTACACCATGTTCTGCCTGCTCGTGCTCATGTGCTTCGGCGAGCGCCTGGACGAGCCCGCGGTGCGCGCCATCGAGGAGGCCGAGCGCGCCTGGCTGCTCTACATCTCCAGGAAGCTcaccgtcttcttcttcctcccggccGTCACCAAGCACCTCTTCCGCGACCGCCTCCGGGTCGCGCACGCCCTGCGGATGCGGCAGAGGGAGCTGTTCGTGCCGCTCATCCATGCGCGGCGGGATTACAAGCGGCTGGTCAGCGAGGGCCAATCGCCGGCCAAGGAGACCACGTTCGAGCACTCGTACGTGGACACGCTGCTCGACGTCACGCTCCCCGAGGAGGGCGACCGCGCGCTCACCGACGACGAGATCGTAGCGCTCTGCTCCGAGTTCCTCAACGCCGGCACCGACACCACCTCCACGGGGCTGCAGTGGATCATGGCCGAGCTGGTCAAGAACCCGGCCGTCCAGGACAGGCTCTACGACGAGATCAAGGCCATCTGCGGGGAGGACGGCGCGGAGGAGGTCTCGGAGGAGAAGATCGACGCGGCCACCATGCCGTACCTCAAGGCGGTGATCCTGGAGGGCCTGCGCAAGCACCCGCCGGGGCACTTCGTGCTGCCGCACAAGGCGGCGCAGGACATGGACGTGGGCGGGTACCTGATCCCCAAGGGCACGACGGTGAACTTCATGGTGGCGGAGATGGGCAGGGACGAGGGCACGTGGGAGAAGGCCATGGAGTTCGCGCCGGAGCGGTTCCTGGAGGCCGGCGACAAGCTGGCGGCGGTGGACCTGTACGGCAGCAAGGGGATCAAGATGATGCCGTTCGGCGTGGGGCGGAGGATCTGCGCCGGGCTGAGCATCGCCATGCTGCACCTCGAGTACTTCGTGGCCAACATGGTCAAGGAGTTCGagtggcaggaggtggccggccacGAGGTGGACTTCGCCGAGAAGCGCGAGTTCACCACCGTCATGGCCAATCCGCTGCGCCCGCGCCTTGTGCCCAGGAACTAA
- the LOC119350575 gene encoding uncharacterized protein LOC119350575: protein MPGAAAVAAGLRRSLCTARTRSRPPWALIQRASVDESGAPAPGVTFRAVDCEPPSVAGLTFPAHLVHPRRPGAGDGGFVSGQVAAASGGQEEDEGGFVMRRFLSETGKWDMVAGLPSPLPAGRKMDIDNAVVAFGDRLWWIDESWGAISVDPLSDRPELRFVELPRSSVLPDLDGLVLKTLMKTLGSHRRMGVSEGKMRYIEVSMEKPYVISLFSLDDGGSSWTLDYETAFAPIWDDALLCSAPLEQMLTIGAINPLKANIVYLACGDKILGVDMVTKKITGISGLAIAVPDLPLLPCVLPTWLESSQIPSAGWSKKNTRKSEVSPNTVKRENLHVEIELLK from the exons ATGCCCGGCGCCGCGGCCGTCGCGGCCGGCCTCCGCCGCTCCCTCTGCACGGCGCGCACCCGCTCGCGCCCGCCGTGGGCCCTCATCCAGCGCGCGTCGGTGGACGAGTCCGGGGCGCCGGCGCCGGGCGTGACCTTCCGCGCTGTCGACTGCGAGCCCCCGTCCGTCGCCGGCCTCACCTTCCCCGCCCACCTCGTCCACCCGCGCCGCCCCGGGGCCGGCGACGGCGGCTTCGTCTCGGGCCAGGTCGCCGCCGCCAGCGGAGGCCAGGAGGAGGATGAGGGGGGCTTCGTCATGCGCCGGTTCCTCTCGGAGACGGGGAAGTGGGACATGGTGGCCGGCTTGCCGTCCCCGCTGCCCGCTGGGCGGAAGATGGACATCGACAACGCCGTGGTGGCCTTCGGCGACCGCCTGTGGTGGATCGACGAGAGCTGGGGCGCCATCTCCGTGGACCCCCTCAGCGACCGTCCGGAGCTCCGGTTCGTCGAGCTGCCAAGAAGCAGCGTTCTCCCCGACCTGGATGGCCTGGTGTTGAAGACATTGATGAAGACATTGGGCAGCCACCGGCGCATGGGGGTCAGCGAGGGGAAGATGCGCTACATTGAGGTCTCCATGGAGAAGCCGTATGTGATCAGCTTGTTCTCGCTGGACGACGGGGGCAGCTCCTGGACGCTGGACTATGAGACGGCGTTTGCTCCAATTTGGGATGATGCACTCCTCTGTTCGGCACCCTTGGAGCAAATGCTGACAATTGGCGCCATCAACCCACTGAAAGCTAACATCGTGTACCTTGCCTGCGGCGACAAAATTCTAGGCGTCGATATGGTTACTAAGAAGATAACTGGGATTTCTGGTCTAGCTATAGCTGTACCAGATCTCCCCCTACTACCATGTGTGCTCCCAACGTGGCTGGAATCGAGCCAAATTCCATCTGCAG GTTGGAGCAAGAAAAACACCCGTAAAAGTGAGGTATCGCCAAACACTGTCAAAAGGGAGAATTTGCATGTCGAAATAGAACTGTTGAAATGA